One genomic region from Asterias amurensis chromosome 7, ASM3211899v1 encodes:
- the LOC139940052 gene encoding ubiquitin-conjugating enzyme E2 G2-like, with translation MAGAALKRLMAEYKQLTINPPEGIIAGPLNEDNFFEWEAMITGPEGTCFEGGVFEAQLVFPPDYPLNPPKMKFKSEMFHPNIYADGRVCISILHAPGDDPMGYESSAERWSPVQSVEKILLSVVSMLAEPNDESGANVDASKMWRDERDKFDKIAKGIVRKSLGISASAT, from the exons ATGGCTGGGGCAGCATTGAAACGCCTTATGGCTGAGTATAAAC AACTAACAATAAATCCTCCAGAGGGAATTATTGCAGGACCTTTAAATGAAGATAACTTTTTTGAATGGGAAGCCATGATCAC TGGCCCGGAAGGAACATGTTTTGAAGGCGGTGTTTTCGAGGCACAGCTTGTCTTCCCTCCTGACTATCCGCTCAATCCACCGAAGATGAAGTTTAAGAGTGAGATGTTTCACCCAAATA TCTATGCCGATGGTAGAGTGTGTATATCCATTCTACACGCACCAGGGGATGATCCTATGGGATATGAGAGCAGTGCTGAGAGATGGAGTCCGGTGCAGAGTGTAGAGAAGATTCTACTCTCAGTTGTCAGTATGCTAGCAG aaccaaatgATGAAAGTGGGGCAAATGTAGACGCCTCGAAGATGTGGCGAGACGAAcgtgacaaatttgataaaatagcAAAAGGGATCGTTCGTAAGTCCCTTGGAatctctgcatcagccacttga